Proteins co-encoded in one Neofelis nebulosa isolate mNeoNeb1 chromosome 2, mNeoNeb1.pri, whole genome shotgun sequence genomic window:
- the LCE7A gene encoding late cornified envelope protein 7A — MSSQQTQQKCQLPAKCLPKCPPKCLAQAPQAPQALAPCPAPCSPPVPSCCVHSCTTGFGNCCSLGSHRFPDVFLGPLQPSNCWERECSGCSSCCHGFGGCSF; from the coding sequence ATGTCCAGCCAGCAAACCCAGCAGAAGTGTCAGCTCCCTGCCAAGTGTCTTCCCAAGTGTCCACCGAAGTGCCTCGCTCAGGCCCCTCAGGCCCCACAGGccctggctccctgcccagctccctgctccccacctgtCCCCTCCTGCTGTGTCCACAGTTGTACCACTGGCTTCGGAAACtgctgctctctggggtctcaTCGGTTTCCGGATGTCTTTCTAGGCCCACTTCAGCCTTCCAACTGCTGGGAGAGGGAGTGCTCTGGGTGTTCCAGTTGTTGCCATGGATTTGGGGGCTGCAGCTTTTGA